The region AGCCGCTTCTTGACCAGATCGTGGTAATCCTTGCCCTGGGCATAGACGCTGACCGCCGCGCGGTCGGGCTGGTCCAGCACCGCCAGCGGGTCGTGGTCGGGCGAATAGACCTCGGCCAGCATCACCACCGAACGCGCCTCGGGCCAGAGCGCGGCGGGATTGCCACGCCAGCCGGTCCGCTCGGCCATCCAGCCCATCTGGCCTTCCCGGCCAGCCTCCAGAAATTCCGCCAACCGCGCGGGTAGCTGCGGCACCGCATCGGGGCGGCAGACGCCCATCTTGGCGAAACCTTCGATCCCGGCCTGCGTGGCCAGATCGGCTTTCATCTTGGCGGAAATATCCCGGGGGGTGCGGGGGGCTGGCCCCCCGGCTTCAGCCGAAATCAAGCTCGGCATAATGCGGGGCAGGGTGGATGCCGGGGATCTGGTCGGCCAGAATGCCACGGAAGGCTGGGCGCGATTTGATCGTCGCGTACCAGCTGGTTAGGATTTCCGAGCGGTCCCAATCGACATCCGAGATATAGTCGAGGCAGGAAAAATGCGCCGCGGCGGTGAAGTCGGCAAGGCTCAGCGCGCTGCCCGCCAGCCAGCGCCGGGTTTCCAAGAGGCTGGTCAGGTAGTCGATGTGATCCTTGATCGCCTTCAGCCCGGCCTTGACCGCGCGCGAGTCGGGATGGCCGGAGCGAGTGATCTTCTTCCAGACCCGCTCTTCAAGGATCGGGCGCGTCACCTCGCGGTTGAACTTGTCGTCGAACCAGGCGCAGAGCCGGCGCACCTCGTAGCGTTCGGCGGGGCTTTTCGGCATCAGCGCGGGCTGCGGCACTGTTTCGTCCAGATATTCGCAGATCGCCTGGCTTTCCGACATCAGCCGACCGTCATGGCGCAGCACCGGCACCATGCCAGCGGGGTTGCGGCGCAGCAGCTCGGAATTGTTTTCCCAGTACCGTTCCTCGACCAGTTCGACCTCGATCTTCTTCTCGGCCAGCACCAGGCGGACCTTGCGCGAGAAGGGGGAGAGGGGGGTGTGGTAAAGGCGGGTGGTCTGCTGGCTGGAGGTGTTCATCTGTCGCTCGTGTCGCATGGCAGCCGTGATACGCTTGGCCCCGTCATGTTTCAACCGCAAGCCGGGGGGCGGGTGGCGAAAGCCGGCCTATTCGAAACAGGCGGCGCGGCCGTCGCGCCGGATCGTCTCGGCCCCGTCGGCGATGGCGCGGCTGCGGCGGCTGCCCTGCGCGGTGCCCCGGGTCTTGGGCGCGGGCAGGATTGCCGCCAGCCGCGCCGCCTGCGCAGGCGTCAGTGCATCGGGCGTGGTGCCGAAGTGATGGGCCGCCGCCGCATGGACGCCGAACACGCCCGGCCCGAATTCCGCCACGTTCAGATAGACCTCGAGAATGCGGCGCTTGGTCCACAGCGCCTCGATCATCGGCGTATAGGCGGTTTCCAGCAGTTTCCTCACCCAGCTGCGTCCCTGCCACAGGTAGACATTCTTGGCGGTCTGCTGGGTCAGGGTCGAGGCCCCGCGCGAGCTGTTCGAGGCGATGACCTTGCGGATCTCGGCCATGTCGAAACCCCAGTGCAGGCAGAAATTCGCATCCTCCGCCGCCACGACCGATCGCGGCAGGGCCGGCGTCATGTCCTCAAGATCGGTCCATTCGCGGGGGAAACTTGCCTCGCGCGCAATGGTCCAGGTCGTCGGCGGGTTGATCAACCCATAGAAGCCGACCAGCGCCAGCATCAGCAGCAATACCCGCAGCCCGAACCAGCGCAGCCCGCGCCAGATCGACAGGCGCCGGAAGGGCGCGCGACGACGCCGGGCGCGTGTTTGGGTTTCCTCGGGCGCGGACGCTTTTTCGGCCATGACCCGCATCTGTCACGCGGGTCGGGATTGCGTCAAGCCGATGCGGCGCCCTGCCAGCATCTCTCAGGCCGAGGGCGGCGGCGGTGCCACGCTGCTGTCACCCCCTGCCAGCGCATCGCGCAGTTTCTGCTCCTGCTCGTTCGACAGCGATGTCCGCAGCACCCGCCCGCCATGCCCGACCTGCGACAGACGCTCCAGCATCTTGTCGGGGGTCATCTTGCGCACCAGTACGAAGACGGCCGAGCCGCCGGGCGGCACGGCATGGGCGACCTCTTTCATGAACTCGTCATTGATGCCGACATCGGTGAACCGCCCGGCCAGCGCACCCGAGGCCGCACCCACCGCCGCGCCCAGAAGCGGGTTGAGGAACAGCAAGCCAACCAGCGTGCCCCAGAAGCCCCCGCCCACTGCGCCGGCGGCGGTCAGGTTCACCGCCTGATGCAGCTTGATGTCATCCTCGGAATTGCGGGTGACAACGACCACAT is a window of Paracoccus zhejiangensis DNA encoding:
- the fzlA gene encoding FtsZ-binding protein FzlA, with protein sequence MNTSSQQTTRLYHTPLSPFSRKVRLVLAEKKIEVELVEERYWENNSELLRRNPAGMVPVLRHDGRLMSESQAICEYLDETVPQPALMPKSPAERYEVRRLCAWFDDKFNREVTRPILEERVWKKITRSGHPDSRAVKAGLKAIKDHIDYLTSLLETRRWLAGSALSLADFTAAAHFSCLDYISDVDWDRSEILTSWYATIKSRPAFRGILADQIPGIHPAPHYAELDFG
- the mtgA gene encoding monofunctional biosynthetic peptidoglycan transglycosylase, whose product is MAEKASAPEETQTRARRRRAPFRRLSIWRGLRWFGLRVLLLMLALVGFYGLINPPTTWTIAREASFPREWTDLEDMTPALPRSVVAAEDANFCLHWGFDMAEIRKVIASNSSRGASTLTQQTAKNVYLWQGRSWVRKLLETAYTPMIEALWTKRRILEVYLNVAEFGPGVFGVHAAAAHHFGTTPDALTPAQAARLAAILPAPKTRGTAQGSRRSRAIADGAETIRRDGRAACFE
- a CDS encoding DUF1269 domain-containing protein, whose amino-acid sequence is MSELIVIAFDTEAAGFDLRTELVKMQKDYLIEMEDVVVVTRNSEDDIKLHQAVNLTAAGAVGGGFWGTLVGLLFLNPLLGAAVGAASGALAGRFTDVGINDEFMKEVAHAVPPGGSAVFVLVRKMTPDKMLERLSQVGHGGRVLRTSLSNEQEQKLRDALAGGDSSVAPPPPSA